The proteins below come from a single Marinobacter bohaiensis genomic window:
- the smrA gene encoding DNA endonuclease SmrA: MTTKDERLSFLEEMSDVRRIKRPNRADVQASRSMTPGHLERQRAAVDEAPKDRNPLTGDNVDPLKSHDVLAYQRPGIQHGVYRKLRLGQYQIDARLDLHRMTVDQARLEVFSFINECVTHGVRTALILHGKGERNPDGIAQLKSYLAKWLPELDAVMAFHSAQRHHGGTGAVYVMLRKGEKDKQRNRERHGFK, encoded by the coding sequence ATGACCACAAAAGACGAACGGCTCAGCTTCCTGGAGGAAATGAGCGACGTCCGCCGCATCAAGCGACCCAACCGCGCCGACGTGCAAGCCTCCCGTTCCATGACTCCCGGCCACCTGGAACGTCAGCGGGCCGCCGTTGACGAGGCGCCCAAGGACCGCAATCCACTGACCGGTGACAACGTTGACCCGCTCAAGAGTCACGACGTGCTCGCGTATCAGCGCCCAGGCATTCAGCATGGCGTCTATCGCAAGTTGCGCCTGGGCCAGTACCAGATCGATGCCCGCCTGGACCTGCATCGCATGACCGTCGACCAGGCGCGGTTGGAAGTGTTCAGTTTCATCAACGAGTGCGTGACCCACGGCGTACGCACCGCCTTGATCCTGCACGGCAAGGGGGAGCGGAACCCGGACGGCATTGCCCAGCTCAAGAGTTATCTCGCCAAATGGCTGCCGGAGCTGGACGCGGTCATGGCTTTTCACTCGGCCCAGAGACATCATGGCGGCACCGGTGCGGTCTACGTCATGTTGCGTAAAGGCGAGAAGGACAAGCAGCGCAACCGCGAACGCCACGGCTTCAAATAG